CGACCCAATTCCCTGCCATGGCAGATATCTCGATGACCACCGACACCCTCCTCACTCCGCCGGCCGCCGACGCGGCCCGCCGCGACGCGCCGACCGGGCTGATCGTCGCCGCGCTACTGCTCGTCATGCTGCTGTCCGCGCTCGACCAGACGATCGTGTCGACCGCGCTGCCGACGATCGTCGGCGAACTCGGCGGGCTCGGCGGGCTCGACCAGTTGTCGTGGGTCGTCACCGCGTACCTGCTGTCGTCCACCATCGTGCTGCCGCTGTACGGCAAGCTCGGCGACCTGTACGGCCGCAAGATCGTGCTGCAGGCGGCGATCGTGCTGTTCCTCGCCGGCTCCGCGCTGTGCGGCGTCGCGCAGGACATGACGCAGCTGATCGTGCTGCGCGCGCTGCAGGGGCTCGGCGGCGGCGGCCTGATGGTCGTCACGATGGCCGCGATCGGCGATCTGGTGCCGCCCGATCGCCGGGCGCGCTACCAGGGGATGTTCGGCGGCGTCTACGGCCTCGCGACGATCGTCGGGCCGCTGCTCGGCGGCTTCCTGGTCGAACACCTGTCGTGGCGCTGGATCTTCACGATCAACCTGCCGCTCGGCCTGCTCGCGCTCGCGGTGATCGGCATGGCGTTCCGGCCGCATACCGCGCACGTGAAGCACCGGATCGACTACATGGGCGCCGCGTTCCTCGCGACCGCCCTCACCTGCGTGATCCTGTTCACGAGCGAAGGCGGCTCGCTGCTGCCGTGGACGTCGCCCCAGCTTTGGATGACGCTCGTGCTCGGCCTCGTCGCGATCGGCGGCTTCATTTATGAAGAGCGCTTGGCGGCCGAACCGATCATGCCGCTCGACCTGTTCCGCCACCGCACCTTCGTGCTGGTCAGCCTGATCGGTTTCGTGGTCGGCATCGCGCTGTTCGGCTCGGTCACGTTCATCCCGCTCTACCTGCAGGTCGTGAAGGGCTCGACGCCGTCGCAGGCCGGCATGCAGCTGCTGCCGATGATGGGCGGGATGCTCGTCACGTCGATCGTCAGCGGGCGGCTGATCTCGCGGCTCGGCTCGTACCGAATGTTCCCGATCGCGGGGACGCTGACCGGCGGCGTCGCGATGGCGCTGCTGTCGACGCTGACGCTCGACACGCCGCTGCACACGATGTACGCGTACATGGCGCTGCTCGGGATCGGCCTCGGCATGGTGATGCCCGTGCTGACGCTCGCCGTGCAGAACACGGTCGAATTCCGGCACATGGGGGTGGCGACGTCGGGCGCGACGCTGTTCCGCTCGATCGGCGGCTCGCTCGGCGTCGCCGCGTTCGGCGCGCTGTTCTCGCACGGGCTGCAGTCGCGGATGACGCATGCGCTGCCGGCCGGCACGGAATTGCCGCCCGCGCTCGGCCCGGCCGCCGTGCATCAGTTGCCGGATGCCGTGCGCGACGCGTACCTGCATGCGTTCGCCGGGTCGCTGCACGTCGTGTATCTGTCGGCCGCGGCGGTCATCGCGATCGCGTTCGTGCTCGCGTGGTTCGTCGAGGATGCGCCACTGCGCAAGCACCCCTGAGCGAGCGGCGGCTCGCGACACGACCGTCGGATCGAGCCGCGTCGCGAGTCGCCCGCTCCCGCCGTCACGCCAGCAGCACGACACCGCCCGTCGTCGCGCGCGACTCCAGCAACCGGTGCGCGTCGGCCGCCTGTTCGAGCCGCAGCCGCGCGCCGATCTCGACGTGCATGCCGCCCGCCAGCCGGTCGAGCGTCGCACGCGCGGCGTCCCGATATGCATCGACGTCGCGCGCGATGAAACCGAGCACGCTCGGCCGCGCAAGCGCGATCGAACGGGCCGGACCCAACTCGTCGAGATCGAACGTCTGCCGCGCGCCGATCGCCGCCACCTGCCCGATGCTCGCGACCATACCGAACGGACGAACCGCCCCGAGCGTACGGGTCAGCACGTCGCCGCCGATTCCGTCGATCGCGTAGTCGACGCCCGCCCCGCCGCCGAACGCCCGCGCGGCTGCAACGAAATCCTCCTCGCGATAATCGACCACCGCTTCGGCGCCGTGCGCGCGCACGAGCGCGGCTTTCGCCGCCGATCCGACCGTGCCGATCACCCGCGCGCCGAGCGCACGCGCCCACTGCGTCGCGAGCAGCCCGACGCCGCCGGCCGCCGCGTGCACGAGCACCGTATCGCCGGCGCCGACCTGCCGCACGCGATGCATCAGCATGTAAACGGTGATCCCCTTCAGCAGCCCGGCGGCGGCGGCTTCGTCGCTCAGCCCGTTGGGGACCGGCAGCACGCGCTCGGCCGACATCGTGCGCAGGCTCGCATAGCTGCCGGTCGGCAGGCCGGCATAGGCGACGCGCTGACCGGGCACGAACTCCGTCACGCCCGGCCCGACCGCGTCGATCACGCCGGCCGCCTCGACGCCGAGCGCGTCCGGCAGCGCGGGCAACGCGTGCGCGCCCGTCCTGAAATAGATGTCGACGAAATTCACCCCGATCGCGGTCTGGCGAATACGCACTTCGCCGGCCCCGGGTAACCCAACGGGCGCATCGACGCGGCGCAGCACGCCGGCGTCGCCGTAACGGTCGATGCCGATCCGGATGGCGTTGGCAGTTTGGGTCATGACGTTCCTCGCTATCGAATGAAGTGACACGATGATCCCATCGTGCATAATCGAACGGAATTCACGTTTAACGCCCATTTACTGTGCAAAATTCGACTGATCACGATTCTGCCGGCGCCCCCGCGCTGCCGATGAGCTGGGACGACATCCGCTACTTTCTGGCGGTGATGCGCGGCGGCAGCCTGTCGGCCGCCGCGCGAGCGCTGCAGGTCCAGCATTCGACGGTCGCGCGGCGCATCGATGCGCTGGAGTCGGCGCTGGGAATCCGGCTGTTCGACCGGCTGCCGCGCGGCTGGCCGCCAACCGACGAAGGGTTGCACCTCGCCGAGCACGCCGCGCGCCTCGAAGCCGACGCGCATGCGTTCGCGCGCGCCGCGCAAGGCGCGGCCGCGCTCGACGGCGTGGTGCGCGTATCGGCGTCACCGGTGTTCGCCAGCCATTTCCTCGCGCCGCGCCTGGCCCGTGCACAGCGCGCGTGGCCGGCGCTGCGGATCGACCTGATGGGCGAAATGCATGCGGCCAACCTGTATGCGCGCGAAGCCGACCTCGCGGTGCGGCTGTCGCGGCCGAGCGAACCGGGGCTCGCCGCGCGCCGGCTCGGCACGATGCGCTTCGCGCTGTGCGCGGCACCGGAATGGGCGGACGCGCCGCCCGACACCTGGCCGTTCGTCGGCTACGACGACGCGCTCGCGCAAACGCCGCAGCAGCAATGGCTCGAACGCGTCGCGGCCGGGCGCCGTTTTGCGTTCATCGCCAACGACCTCGCCGCGCAGCATCGCGCGTGCGCAGCCGGGGCCGGCGTCGCGCTGCTGCCGCGGTTTCTCGTCGACGATCCGGCCGCACACGCCGGCGCCCCGCTCGTCGAACTGACGGCCGCGCCGCGTTGCGACATCGAGCGCGAAATCTGGCTCGTCGTTCATCCGGACGTGCGCCGGTCGCCGCGCGTGCAGCGCGTCGCCGACGCGATCGCCGATGCGGTTCATGCGGCGGACGGCCGGCTGTAAGCCGCCGCAACCGTCGAAATCGCCAACGGCTTTGCCACGCGCGTCGGCGGCCGGCATAGTAGCGTTTTGACTTCGCCCGCCCTGCCGCCATGTCTACCGCTCCCACCTGCGTCGTGCGCGACGCGACCGACGCCGACCTCGATGCGATCCACGCGATCTATGCACACCACGTTCACCACAGCGTCGCGTCGTTCGAGGAAACGCCGCCCGATGTCGCCGAACTGCGCGCCCGCCGCGACGCGGTGCTCAACCACGGGCTGCCGTATCTCGTCGCCGAATGGGACGGCCGCGTGGCCGGCTACGCGTACGCGACGCCCTACCGCACGCGCAGCGCGTACCGCTTCGCGATCGAGGATTCGATCTACATCGACGACGCGCAGCGCGGCCGCGGCATCGGCCGCGCGCTGCTCGAGGCGCTGATCGCGCGCTGCGAAGGCGGCCCGTGGCGGCAGATGATCGCGGTGATCGCCGACGGCGGCACCGGCGGCTCGACGTCGCTGCATCGTGCGTTCGGCTTCGAACCGGCCGGCCTGCTGAAAGCGGTCGGCTTCAAGCACGGCCGCTGGATCGACACGGCGCTGCTGCAGCGCCCGCTCGGCGACGGCGCGAACACGCGCCCCGCCTCGCCCGAGCCTGCCGCCGCGCGCTAGAATGGCCGCATGTCAAAACAGACTCATTCCACGCCCGACGAGGCCACGCCGGATTCCCGCAACGAGTACACGGTCGACGAACTCGCGCGCGTGTCCGACACCACCGTGCGCAACGTCCGCGCCTACCAGGATCGCGGGCTGCTGGCGCCGCCGGAGAAACGCGGGCGCGTCGGCATCTACGACGACACGCACGTCGCGCGCCTGAAGCTGATCAACCATCTGCTCGCGCGCGGCTACACGCTGTCGAACATCCAGGACCTGATCAAGGCGATCGACGAAGGCCACGACCTGCGCTCGATCCTCGGCCTCGAAAACGCGATCGGCGGCCGCTGGTCACACGAGCTGCCGAAAACCTATTCGCTCGCGCAACTCGCGCAGATGTTCGGCCCGCAAGCGACCACGCAACTGTCGCGCGTGACCGAACTCGGGCTGCTCGAACGGCGCGGCCTGTCGTTCGTCGCGAAAAGCCCCGCGCTGCTCGAGGCGGCGGCCGCGATGACGAAGGAAGGGATTCCGCCGCGCGAGCTGCTCGACGTGATCAGCCTCGCGCGGCCGCATTTCGACGCGATCGCGCGGCTGCTCGTCGATCTCGTCGTGAAGCGGCTCGACCGCTACGACGCCGGCACGCTGCCGCCGGCCACCGACGTGCCCGAACTGGTCGACGCGATCTGGCGGCTGCGCCCGCTCGCGGCCGTGTTCGTCGAAGGCGAGACGAACCGCGCGCTCGAAACCGCGGCCGGCGCGTATCTCGGCGGCCGGGTCGCGACGATCCTCGACAAAAAGCTCAGCGACGAAGCCGCGCGGCAGTCCGGCGCGCCGGATACGTCCGATCCGGCAGGCCACGACGACAAAGCATAGGGCCGACGCCGTCATATCCATATCGGCAATGCTTCGTTTGCGGGCACGATCGCCCATGCGACGATTCTTCCAACCGAGCGGCACCGGCCGCTCTCCGAAGATGCCTCGCATGGAGTTCATTCGATGATTCGTTTCACCCGCTGGTTCACCCGCGCCGCCGCCGTCTCGCTGGTCGCCTTGTCCGCCGCGTCGGCGTTCGCGCAAGGCGGCGCCGACAAGATCGTGCGCATCGGTTATCAAAAGGCCGGCCTGCTGTCGATCGTCAAGGCGCAAGGCGCGCTCGAAGCGCGGCTCAAGCCGCTCGGCTATGGCGTCCAGTGGTTCGAATTCCCGGCCGGCCCGCAACTGCTCGAAGCACTGAACGCGAACAGCATCGACTTCGGCTACACGGGCGCGCCGCCGCCCGTGTTCGCGCAGGCGGCCGGCGTGCAGTTCGTCTATGTCGGCGCGGAACCGCCGGCGCCGCACAACGAAGCCGTGTTCGTGAAGGCCGATTCGCCGATCCGGACGGTGGCCGGCCTGCGCGGCAAGAAGGTCGCGCTGCAGAAAGGCTCGAGCGCGAACTACCTGCTGCTCGAGGCGCTGAAGAAGGCCGGCGTGCGCTATGACGAAATCCAGCCGGTCTATCTCCCGCCGGCCGACGCGCGCGCCGCGTTCGAAAGCGGCAACGTCGATGCGTGGGCGGTTTGGGACCCGTACTACGCGGCCGCGCAGAGCGCGCTGAAGGTGCGCATGTTGTCCGACTACACGGGGCTCGCGGCGACCAACAATTTCTACGAGGCGACGCGGAGTTTCGCGCAACAGCATCCCGACGTGGTCGGCGCGATCCTGAAACAGGCACGCGAAACGGGCCAGTGGGTCAACGGGCATCCGGCCGACACGGCCGCGCTGCTGGCGCCGAAGGTCGGGTTGCCGCAGGCGCTCGTCGAGACGTGGATCAAGCGCGTGCCGTTCGGCGCGGTGCCGCTCGACGAGCGCATCGTCGCCGCGCAGCAAGGTGTGGCCGATGCGTTCTACGCGGCGAAGCTGATTCCGCAGAAGCTGAGCGTGGCCGACAACGCCTGGGTCGACAAGAACGTCGCGAGTGCGCTGGCGGCGAAGTAATACGCGCGGCACCCTCCCTCAGCGGGCCGGCCGGGCGCGATGCCCCGCCGGCCGCTTTCATGTCCCGCGCGGCACGCCCTCAACGCAACGCGTTCGCCACCTTCTTCTGCCGCCACAGACACAGCAGATCGCACGCGACATGCGCGGCCGCGATCGCCGTGATGTCCGCATGATCGTACGCGGGCGCCACCTCCACCACATCCGCTCCGACCAGATTCACCGCCCCGAGCGAGCGCACGATCGCCAGCGCCTGCGCTGACGACAAGCCGCCCGCCACCGGCGTCCCCGTTCCCGGCGCGAACGCCGGATCGAGGCAATCGATGTCGAAGGTCAGATACGCAGGCCGCGCGCCGACGATCTCGACGATCCGCTCGACCGCCGCCCGCGCACCATGGTCATGCACCCACGCGGCATCGAGCCGCTCGATCCCGAGAAAGTCGTCGTTCCACGTGCGGATGCCGACCTGCACCGACGTCGCGGGATCGATCAGCCCTTCCTTCACGGCCTTGTAGAACATCGTCCCGTGATTGAGGCTGTCCGGATCGTCGTCGGCCCACGTATCGCAATGCGCGTCGAAGTGAATCAGCGACAGCGGCTTGCCGTAGCGCTCCGCGTGCGCGACCAGCAACGGATACGTGATGTAGTGATCGCCGCCGAGCGTCAGCATCTTCGCGCCCGAGCGCAGGATCGTGCGCGCATGCTCGACGATCGCCGGCTTGATCGACAGCGGATTGTGCGCGTCGAACCAGCAGTCGCCGTAGTCGACGGCCGCGAGATCGTCGAACGGATCGAAGCCCCACGGATACGGATGGAGCTCCGCGAGCTGCACGCTCGCCGCGCGGATCGCGGCCGGCCCGAGCCGCGCGCCGGAACGATAGGTCGTCGCGAGATCGAGCGGCACGCCGGAGATCGCGACGTCGACGCCGTCGAGCGCGCGCGAGTAATTGCGGCGCATGAACGACAGCACGCCCGCATAGGTGTTTTCGATCGAGGAACCGTACGGCGTCGTGCGACGGATCGCGCCGTCGCCGTGGAGAAGTTCGGTCATGGTCGGACCTGTTTTCGTGGGGAGCCGGCGCCGCCCTTCGCATCAGCGCGCGGGCCGGGCACGGCATGGATTCATCGGCACGCCCCGGCTCGCGCATCCGGTCGCGCGGCCAGGCGGGACATCGACAACGGCAATACCGCGGCGATCATAGCAAGCCGAATCGCAGCCGTTGCCCCGGTTCGGCCGGGGCAACGCGCGGAAAAACCAGCGGCGGCATCGCGGCTCGTCGCCGTCGTTTCCTAGAAGGATTCGCCGGTTTTCGCGCATCCGTTCTTCCGGATAATGGCCGGCAGCCGCGCCCTCGACGGCGCGCCGTCCGCTGCCGGCCGCCCACCGCAGACGACGACAACCCGGAGACACCCGCCTTGATCGCCACGCTTCCCGCCACCTATCGCCGGCTCTGGCCGCTCGCCATCGCCGCGGCGTTGCTGTACGGACTGTCGCTCGCCGCCGCACCCTATCCGGGCCAGGCCGCCGCGAAAGCCGCGATGGGCATCCTGCTGCTCGCGGCGGGCAGCACCTGCGGCGCGCCGCGCGAACGCGCGTGGCTGTGCGCGGCGCTCGCGACCGCCGTGCTCGGCGACGTACTGCTCGCGCTGCCCGACTGGCGGCTGTCGTTCGTCCTCGGCCTCGGCGCGTTCCTGCTCACGCACCTGTGTTATTGCGCGATCTTCTTCCGGTGGCGCGCGCGGCCGCACGGCTGGCGCATCGTTGCGCTCGTCGGGCTGTGGATCGCCGCGCCGGCGTTCTACGCGGCATTCTTCCCGCACCTCGGCGAGCTGCTGGCGCCGGTCGCCGTCTACATGCTCGTGCTGTGCGTGATGGCGAGCTTCGCGCTCGCCGCCCGCACGCGCGGCCCGCTGGTCGCCGTCGGCAGCCTGATCTTCGTCGGCTCCGACACGCTGATCGGCGTCGGCCGCTTCCTTGGCGGCTTTCCGGGCATCGACTATCTGATCTGGGGCCTCTACGCGCTCGCGCAGGTCACGATCGTGGCCGGGGTTTTCCATGAGACGGCCGCCCGATCGATCCGTCCCTGATACCGTTTCAAACGGACCGTCGTGCGCCGGCGGTCCCGTTTCTTTTCCGTCTCGCCCTGCCGACGGCCTTTTCCGGCCATCCCGCATTGCGGAAACCGGACCGTTCCAAACCCCGCTCAGCCTTTGCCCGCCTGGCTTCCGGCCCTTAGAGCCCCGCTTCTAGCCTCTTGCGGTTTCCGGGTTCACCCACTATCGTTACATCAAACAATGTAACATTCAAAAATGAGCCAAATCGGAGACACCCGGATGAATGCTCGCACGTTGCCTTTCGGTCCACCTGGTCATGACGGCCTGGACGAAACCATCGACATCGCCATCATCGGCACCGGCTTCGCCGGCCTCGGGATGGCGATCCGCCTGAAACAGACAGGCGTGACCGACTTCGTCGTCCTCGAGAAGGCCGCGTCGGTCGGCGGCACGTGGCGCGACAATCATTACCCCGGGTGTGCATGCGACGTGCAATCGCACGTCTATTCGTTCTCGTTCGCGCCGAACCCGCGCTGGACGCGCATGTTCGCGCCGCAGCCGGAGATCCGCGCGTATCTCGAAGACTGCGTGCAGCGCTTCGGCGTCGGTCCGCACCTGCGGCTGAATCACGAATTGCAGCGCGCCGAGTACGACGAAGCCGCGCAACGCTGGCGCCTCACGTTCGCGAACGGCAAGCGGCTGTCCGCGCGCGTGCTGGTGTCGGGGATGGGCGGCCTGTCGCGCGCCGCGCTGCCGGCGATTCCCGGCGTCGAAACCTTCCAGGGCCGTGCGTTCCATTCGCAGCAGTGGGATCACGACTACCCGCTCGAAGGCAAGCGCGTCGCGGTGATCGGCACCGGCGCGAGCGCGATCCAGTTCGTGCCGCAGATCGCGCCGCGCGTGAAGTCGCTCGCGCTATTCCAGCGCACGCCGCCGTGGATCATGCCGAAGCCCGACCGCAACCTGAGCGGCTTCGAGAAATGGCTGTTCCGCACGCTGCCGTTCACGCAGAAGGTCGTGCGCAGCGGCATCTACTGGATGCTCGAATCGCGCGTGCTCGGCTTCGCGATCCATCCGTCGCTGATGAAGAACGTGCAGAAGCTCGCGCTGCGCCACATCCGCAAGCAGATTCCCGATCCGGAGCTGCGCAAGGTGGTCACGCCGAACTACACGCTCGGCTGCAAGCGCGTGCTGATCTCGAACGACTACTACCCGGCGCTGTCGCGCAAGAACGTCGACGTGATCACGACCGGCATCGACCATATCGAAGCCGACGCGGTCGTGACGACCGACGGCAAGCGCCATGAAGTCGACTGCCTGATCTACGGCACCGGCTTCCAGGTGGCCGACCCGTATCCGCGCGGCGCGATCATCGGCCGCGGCGGCCTCGATATCGTCGATGCATGGCGCGACGGCGCACACGCGTATCTCGGCACGACGCTGCCCGGCTACCCGAACTTCTTCATGATCGTCGGCCCGAACACGGGCCTCGGCCACAACTCGATGGTGTTCATGATCGAGTCGCAGATCGAATACATCCTCGGCGCGCTGCAGGCGATGCGCCGCGAGCGCGCCGAGGCGATCGAGGTGCGCCCGCTCGTCGAGGCGCAGTTCAACAGCGACCTGCAG
This is a stretch of genomic DNA from Burkholderia cenocepacia. It encodes these proteins:
- a CDS encoding MDR family MFS transporter; this translates as MTTDTLLTPPAADAARRDAPTGLIVAALLLVMLLSALDQTIVSTALPTIVGELGGLGGLDQLSWVVTAYLLSSTIVLPLYGKLGDLYGRKIVLQAAIVLFLAGSALCGVAQDMTQLIVLRALQGLGGGGLMVVTMAAIGDLVPPDRRARYQGMFGGVYGLATIVGPLLGGFLVEHLSWRWIFTINLPLGLLALAVIGMAFRPHTAHVKHRIDYMGAAFLATALTCVILFTSEGGSLLPWTSPQLWMTLVLGLVAIGGFIYEERLAAEPIMPLDLFRHRTFVLVSLIGFVVGIALFGSVTFIPLYLQVVKGSTPSQAGMQLLPMMGGMLVTSIVSGRLISRLGSYRMFPIAGTLTGGVAMALLSTLTLDTPLHTMYAYMALLGIGLGMVMPVLTLAVQNTVEFRHMGVATSGATLFRSIGGSLGVAAFGALFSHGLQSRMTHALPAGTELPPALGPAAVHQLPDAVRDAYLHAFAGSLHVVYLSAAAVIAIAFVLAWFVEDAPLRKHP
- a CDS encoding quinone oxidoreductase family protein, producing the protein MTQTANAIRIGIDRYGDAGVLRRVDAPVGLPGAGEVRIRQTAIGVNFVDIYFRTGAHALPALPDALGVEAAGVIDAVGPGVTEFVPGQRVAYAGLPTGSYASLRTMSAERVLPVPNGLSDEAAAAGLLKGITVYMLMHRVRQVGAGDTVLVHAAAGGVGLLATQWARALGARVIGTVGSAAKAALVRAHGAEAVVDYREEDFVAAARAFGGGAGVDYAIDGIGGDVLTRTLGAVRPFGMVASIGQVAAIGARQTFDLDELGPARSIALARPSVLGFIARDVDAYRDAARATLDRLAGGMHVEIGARLRLEQAADAHRLLESRATTGGVVLLA
- a CDS encoding LysR family transcriptional regulator, encoding MSWDDIRYFLAVMRGGSLSAAARALQVQHSTVARRIDALESALGIRLFDRLPRGWPPTDEGLHLAEHAARLEADAHAFARAAQGAAALDGVVRVSASPVFASHFLAPRLARAQRAWPALRIDLMGEMHAANLYAREADLAVRLSRPSEPGLAARRLGTMRFALCAAPEWADAPPDTWPFVGYDDALAQTPQQQWLERVAAGRRFAFIANDLAAQHRACAAGAGVALLPRFLVDDPAAHAGAPLVELTAAPRCDIEREIWLVVHPDVRRSPRVQRVADAIADAVHAADGRL
- a CDS encoding GNAT family N-acetyltransferase, coding for MSTAPTCVVRDATDADLDAIHAIYAHHVHHSVASFEETPPDVAELRARRDAVLNHGLPYLVAEWDGRVAGYAYATPYRTRSAYRFAIEDSIYIDDAQRGRGIGRALLEALIARCEGGPWRQMIAVIADGGTGGSTSLHRAFGFEPAGLLKAVGFKHGRWIDTALLQRPLGDGANTRPASPEPAAAR
- a CDS encoding MerR family transcriptional regulator — encoded protein: MSKQTHSTPDEATPDSRNEYTVDELARVSDTTVRNVRAYQDRGLLAPPEKRGRVGIYDDTHVARLKLINHLLARGYTLSNIQDLIKAIDEGHDLRSILGLENAIGGRWSHELPKTYSLAQLAQMFGPQATTQLSRVTELGLLERRGLSFVAKSPALLEAAAAMTKEGIPPRELLDVISLARPHFDAIARLLVDLVVKRLDRYDAGTLPPATDVPELVDAIWRLRPLAAVFVEGETNRALETAAGAYLGGRVATILDKKLSDEAARQSGAPDTSDPAGHDDKA
- a CDS encoding sulfonate ABC transporter substrate-binding protein, which codes for MIRFTRWFTRAAAVSLVALSAASAFAQGGADKIVRIGYQKAGLLSIVKAQGALEARLKPLGYGVQWFEFPAGPQLLEALNANSIDFGYTGAPPPVFAQAAGVQFVYVGAEPPAPHNEAVFVKADSPIRTVAGLRGKKVALQKGSSANYLLLEALKKAGVRYDEIQPVYLPPADARAAFESGNVDAWAVWDPYYAAAQSALKVRMLSDYTGLAATNNFYEATRSFAQQHPDVVGAILKQARETGQWVNGHPADTAALLAPKVGLPQALVETWIKRVPFGAVPLDERIVAAQQGVADAFYAAKLIPQKLSVADNAWVDKNVASALAAK
- the speB gene encoding agmatinase; protein product: MTELLHGDGAIRRTTPYGSSIENTYAGVLSFMRRNYSRALDGVDVAISGVPLDLATTYRSGARLGPAAIRAASVQLAELHPYPWGFDPFDDLAAVDYGDCWFDAHNPLSIKPAIVEHARTILRSGAKMLTLGGDHYITYPLLVAHAERYGKPLSLIHFDAHCDTWADDDPDSLNHGTMFYKAVKEGLIDPATSVQVGIRTWNDDFLGIERLDAAWVHDHGARAAVERIVEIVGARPAYLTFDIDCLDPAFAPGTGTPVAGGLSSAQALAIVRSLGAVNLVGADVVEVAPAYDHADITAIAAAHVACDLLCLWRQKKVANALR
- a CDS encoding lysoplasmalogenase — translated: MIATLPATYRRLWPLAIAAALLYGLSLAAAPYPGQAAAKAAMGILLLAAGSTCGAPRERAWLCAALATAVLGDVLLALPDWRLSFVLGLGAFLLTHLCYCAIFFRWRARPHGWRIVALVGLWIAAPAFYAAFFPHLGELLAPVAVYMLVLCVMASFALAARTRGPLVAVGSLIFVGSDTLIGVGRFLGGFPGIDYLIWGLYALAQVTIVAGVFHETAARSIRP
- a CDS encoding flavin-containing monooxygenase translates to MNARTLPFGPPGHDGLDETIDIAIIGTGFAGLGMAIRLKQTGVTDFVVLEKAASVGGTWRDNHYPGCACDVQSHVYSFSFAPNPRWTRMFAPQPEIRAYLEDCVQRFGVGPHLRLNHELQRAEYDEAAQRWRLTFANGKRLSARVLVSGMGGLSRAALPAIPGVETFQGRAFHSQQWDHDYPLEGKRVAVIGTGASAIQFVPQIAPRVKSLALFQRTPPWIMPKPDRNLSGFEKWLFRTLPFTQKVVRSGIYWMLESRVLGFAIHPSLMKNVQKLALRHIRKQIPDPELRKVVTPNYTLGCKRVLISNDYYPALSRKNVDVITTGIDHIEADAVVTTDGKRHEVDCLIYGTGFQVADPYPRGAIIGRGGLDIVDAWRDGAHAYLGTTLPGYPNFFMIVGPNTGLGHNSMVFMIESQIEYILGALQAMRRERAEAIEVRPLVEAQFNSDLQGKLKKAIWSTGGCKSWYLDPRTGKNTTLWPGFTWRFRQATAHFSIADYHAYRAPHDTTARPAAAPAASASTSAEAA